Proteins found in one Temnothorax longispinosus isolate EJ_2023e unplaced genomic scaffold, Tlon_JGU_v1 HiC_scaffold_717, whole genome shotgun sequence genomic segment:
- the LOC139824960 gene encoding LOW QUALITY PROTEIN: uncharacterized protein (The sequence of the model RefSeq protein was modified relative to this genomic sequence to represent the inferred CDS: substituted 2 bases at 2 genomic stop codons), which produces MSHKKVWGEIAGEMMKHGHNVTGVQCLSKFSGLKRTYKAVKDHNNKSGNGTRSWPYFSXLINXNLFQHMDTLLGEKPFMSPVSIVSSTGKRTLSQSECTSSDDSCSPNESRTNEKPKKLRQTSNTDKLIEDLKEDRKLTEEAIERRHKENMQIRERLLDSFEKMIDILSKK; this is translated from the exons ATGAAACATGGCCATAATGTGACAGGTGTACAATGTTTGTCTAAATTTTCTGGACTAAAACGAACATACAAAGCCGTGAAAGATCACAATAATAAATCCGGTAATGGAACCCGATCATGGCCATATTTCTCT taacttattaattaaaatcttttccaACATATGGATACTTTACTAGGTGAAAAGCCATTTATGTCCCCTGTAAGCATTGTATCATCAACTGGAAAAAGGACACTGTCGCAATCTGAATGTACGTCCAGTGACGATAGTTGTTCGCCGAACGAAAGCCGTACAAACGAAAAGCCTA aaAAACTTCGACAAACATCTAATACGGACAAATTAATAGAAGACTTAAAAGAAGATAGAAAGCTAACCGAAGAAGCAATTGAAAGAAGACATAAAGAAAACATGCAGATACGTGAGAGACTTCTTGACTcatttgaaaaaatgatagatattttgagtaaaaaataa